Sequence from the Peromyscus eremicus chromosome 4, PerEre_H2_v1, whole genome shotgun sequence genome:
GTCTGGAGCATGAGCCTGTATTTTCCCATGGTATCAGACAGAGCCAAAGATCTTGGAAATGGAAGCAGAAACATCTATAAACTCAATGTCCATAACTAAATGATATACTTCCTATAGGTTCCACAAAACACAGTTTCCAAAGTCTTCAATGCACTACTGAAGCCTGATCCAGAgcattcaaaacatgagcctATAGGAtacatttcaaattcaaactGTGGCTGggctagagtgatggctcagcagttatgaacactcattgatcttataaagagccaaagtttgattcccaacagtCACAAGGTGGTTCTCAGACACTCTTAACTCAAATCCAAACCACAATATCCTATAATCACATTAATCTTGCATTAGAAAAGAGTGATTATAATTCTTATGATTCAAGATGAACTGTTCCCCCAAAGTTCATAAGTGtccaattattattttaaaaatatagtgatAGTAAAGCCATAAGTGGAATCTTCCTAATGTCAGAGAGTTTCTGCTGTGTGGGTTCTCTCTACTTGTTCTAATGTTATTACAGGCTCTGAGTAAtgacatatacacaaaacaaaaacctatggAATATAATCTCAAAACTGAATGGTAAATTatctaacacacacatatacatgtacatatattttgCATGTATCTCTCTTTATATAATgataaagatagatgatagatagatagatagatagatagatagatagatagatagatagacagacaggcaggcagatgtctaagAATGACAGATACATTCACACATATTCTAGCCATAACAACAATCATTATAGCATTAGTTTAAAGATATTCCCTAGTTAGGTGTTAAGAATAAGGACAATGTGAAGAGGAAAAACATGCtaacacaggtgcacacacacatagacagacattCAATCtctatcaaacacacacacacacagttaaacatACAACACACTCATATTGTACCTTGAAACAAAACTTCTATAAATTTGTAAATACATTACATTCCTTTGATTGAAGAAGACCAGAACAAAAGTATCATGAGGAAACATAATcacaatcagaaagaaaaaatctaTAATAAAGAAAATCATTTGAGAGAAGGTAAACATTCTAATGCtctgaatataaaatatttgaccaGAACATGGACGTAATAGAGACCAACATTTAAAACAATGTGACTGAGATAAATCCTCACATCTCCTTGCTATATCTTCTTTTCCATAAAATAATTTGATATTTACTTCAGGATGCACCCCATTTGCCCATTCTCTAGAAGAAACCAAACCTCCATTCCCAGAACAGTGCTATTCTAAACATATAACTGAAAACTaagattttctttattaaaataaatacaacctTTGATTCCTTATATGTCACCTGAGACTTTTTTGCTCCACAGCTTCCTCATGGCATTTTTCACCTCTGCATTCCTCAGTGTGTAAATCAGAGGGTTGAGAAAGGGTGTACAAATTGTATAAAACACCGATATCATTTTGTCCATAGGGAAGGTGGTTGCAGGACGCGTGTATATAAATATGCAAGGCACAAAAAACAAGATGACTACAATGATGTGGGAGACACAAGTGAACAGGGCTTTTTTCCTCCCTTCAGCACTGTGGTTTCTCAAGGAATACAGAATGATGACATACGAGACCATGAGCATGAGGAAACTCACTGTGCAAAGGGTCCCACTATTGGCCACCAGGAGAAGGTTGATCACATATGTGTCTGAACAGGCAAGTTTCAACAGTGGCTGCAAGTCACAGAAGTAGTGATCGATTTCATTGGGACCACAGAAGGGTAAACTCAAGGCCAGAAATATCTGAACTGAAGAATGCACACACGATCCCACACAGACTGTGGCCACCAGCATCCCACAGACCTGGCGGTTCATGATGGTCATGTAGTGCAGAGGCTTACAGATGGCTACATAGCGGTCAAGAGccatgaggatgaggatgaagatCTCCAGGGAGCCAAATAAATGGAATGTAAAGACTTGTATTATGCACTCACTGAAAGAGATAGAGGCCTCTTTCATCAGAGAATCCACAATCGTTCTAGGAGCTACAGTTGTAGAGAAGCAGGTGTCAGACAAGGACAAATAGAACAGGAAGAAGTACATTGGACTCCCAAGTGCCTGGCTTGTCTTGATGGTAGCAATGATGAGAAAGTTACCCAGTAATGTCCCTATATAAAAGAACAGGAAAATGGCAAACACTAAGTTCTTCCTCCTAGGGTCCTGTGTCAAGCCAAGGAGAAGGAAACTGGTCACATTAATATTCAGCTGCATGGTTCATGAACGAGAAAGAAAGAGCATGAAATGTGTcatctgcaaaagaaaaaggaactagTTTTACCAAGTGGTATGatagattatttaaaataaaagtatttctttCTCATAAATATATTCTACATCTGTGTTATTAAACTGTTGTTCCTACTCTCTGTCTTCAATTCCAAGATCTTCGTTAGCATCACAAAATATGATAAGAGTGACACTTTCTCCACAACactcttcacacacacatttactgacTTTAGCATGGTTCTGATTAATTTTGCAGTTCAATTAATGTAAAATGAAATGTACactttcctttattatttatcttattgttTCATAGGCAGACATTCTGGTGGGACATCacttatctattatttatttttctttatttagaaaattttGAGTATCCTTGAAAATGGTCATGTAAAGTTCCCTGGGCTTTACTTTCTATAAAATTCTTATTTTCCATTAATGTTACATTAtctacatttataaatattactATAATCATTTTGAGATATAATCCAGTGAAAGAACAAAAATGCCAGTGCTCTACAAATAATCTGAtaatatcttaaaatattcttCACGATATTTTGAAAATGGTgtgtttagacagaaaagaatGTTCCCTGATAGACTATTAAATATCTCAAtgtctatttttttctacttctgaaAAGCATACCTTAGACTATTCATATGCTCTGAGAATACATTCAAATGAAgggatatttttatattatctaaTGGTACATGTTTGCAAACTAAGTATCTTCATATATAGGATACTTTGGTGATCATTGCCAAGAATTTGTAGGATCAGATCACAGTTGTCATCTCcactaagatattttaataatcatGCATCTAAAAATTCCACTTTCTCAGGCAACAGGAAAGTTTCAAAAGCATGATAGTATAGTTTTAAGAGAAAGGGATGGATGGTAgtctatatttgatttttttcgtTCAACCTACCTACAGACCTGGAAATTTTTATGATCCTATGGAAGTATGAAATATCACTTCTTTAAATAAAGTCTACTTTTATAATGGGGGAAATTTTAGAACAGACTTTCAAAGTAAAAACTTTTCTagcttttatttataaaatgtcatTATCATCATACAAACtgaaatttaatatatttttgaagGCCCACTTATCCACAGTGTTCTTCTTCTCCCTGCTGTACCTGCAGTGCACACTCTGTGGTGAGAACTATGAACTGGTTGATCTAAGGCAGAGTCTTATAACTGAGACAGATATAACCTTACCTTTGTATGTTTGGTTCACCACATCCTTGGAAATTGTATCACGTCACCCAGTCTGAAAGATATCTTTCTCTCACTagtttaaatgaattaaaatttatttaattctatTGTATGGTCACTTAGCCTGCATGTGTATAAATACACCGTTTGTGTGCTTGGATCCTGAGAAGCATGAatgctttgcctacatgtgtgtatattcacCATATATGTGCCTGGATCCTGAGACACATTAATGCTTTTATTGcacgtgtgtatgtatattatgtGTGTTCCTGTTTTCTAAAGAGCTGAAACTGACTTCCTGAAAATAGGTTTAGAGGTAATTGTcatccactgtgtgggtgctgggaaacccagtttttctgcaagagcaataggtGCTCTTATCTTCTGAGCTATTTCTctctagtatttaaaaaaattgaaaatgtctAATCAAGTTATTCATTTtggggtgctagggaagttcctaggaatccacaaggatgacccaagcttagactactagcaatagtggtgacggtgcctgaactggcttaccccagtgatcagattggtaaataccccTACTGTCACCATAGAGTCTTTCTCTggtaactggtggaagcagatgcagagatctacagccaaacaccaggctgagttccaggagtccagtagaagagaaagaagagggattctatgagcaagtgcatcaagatcatgatgggaaaacctgcagagacggagaaacctacaaagacaaccaatccaagctagtgggaactcataaaatttaggccaacacctgtggagcagccacgggactggactaggccctctgaataagcaacagttgtgtagcttgatctgcttaagtggcaccctggcagtaggatcaggatccattcctggtgcatgaggtgGCTTTTTGGAGTAcacttatggtgggacacctctcacagccttgaggtgggggcgggggttggacttgcctctactgaatataccaggctctgctgactcaacatgggaggccttaactacttgtaggagggaatgagggggtgggttgtggggggaggctggagggactggaggagggaagagggggatctgtgattggaattttaaaaaaaaagttaaacaggacttactgtgaaaaaaatatttatttgcaatGTATGATCTCTGGCAAGAACtgaaaccataaagaaaaatagttttcatATCTAACTTTCAAAATTATGATTAatgtcttctttattttaaaaaatgtacaaaatgaaTAACTAACCTGAGGACCTTGTGGTCTTTAGAAGTAATTTATGTGAAAAAACACAATCCCATCAAATACTATATGAGTTTAACCATTTCACTGACTTTATAGTTTAGGTTTGTTTAACATTGATCTATACATTGTCAATGGCTACAATGGAGTTATTTTTCTTGTACATACaggcaaatatttaaaaataaattaaaaatcatagATTCATATTTCATTAACAAGAAAATAATTGTGAGTCTTCATCAATTACTTAATGACTAGAGTAATTAATGTTTTCTTACTTCCTTGGTCATTTTTCCATCCATGCTACAGTTATCTTAAAGCTTCAATCAAAAAACTTCCTGTACAAAGACAGAAACAGTTACCTTTGGACAGATAAAAATTGATTTGCATCTCTCTAAACATCATAGTTGTACAGTCTATGGATGAGAAGGTGAGAATCTAAAATGATTCATTtgtaagaaacaaaagaactaaTTTTCTGTGTGATGTGAAGAATTGTTTAAAGCAAAATATACTTTAACTGAGAAACACTCTAATTGTATTTTATCTTTAGAATGACTTTTTAGTAGTTTTAtactttttcataattttatgcCTTATTGGTAAACTACAATTATGTGTGCCTTTCAAGTAGCTTCCTTTGTGGAATTAGAGACTTGGACATCTATGTCTCTTCAGTATTTATTGCTTTTAGTACTAAATTCAGTGTCATTAACAATATAGAAAGTTCTTGATGTTTCAATTGAAATATTCTCCATTTTGAATGCACTGATACCTATCTAATATTGTTAATGTCATTCAGATTACAAAGACATTCACATCACTAATgtgttgatgattttttttatctattgTGTACAATAGATGGCAAGTACATTCATAATTTATGAAACCAAAGACAAGAGCTCTAACTGAAGAAACAACAGAACTGAGATTCATCAAAACATCTTAATCAGTTCCCTGAATGGCTCAGAATGGAAGGTCCCATGCTCTATACAGCTTAACCTAGCATGATATGCTGACATCCAGAAGAATAGCTATCTTAACATTGCAAACTGAGACATCAATCCTTGATATTTGCAACAAGTAAGGACTTAAAAAGGCATCCTCTCCTTTGATTgctcttagttttttgtttgtttgttttggttttggatttgtGGTGGTTGTGGTTTTAGTCTggatttttacttattatttttatttatatttatattttgaatttatGTCTGTAAACCATATCTGTCCCAATGCCTCTCCAAAAGTAGTAATAACTTCAATTCCTCAGGTTCTCATCAGGCATTAAAATGTACCTCAATGTCCTCAAGACAAACAGCACCAGAATACAGCATAACTTCTAGAAACAACTGAGCTTACCTCCACTTTTCAAACAAGATGAAGCAACTTTAGATTAGCTGCATTGGCTAAAGAAATAGTAAACACACAGTATGAAGGTGTTGGAGGTGATggagaaaaactgaaataatttcaaACCAGAAAAGGCAGAGAATACAGCAGGGTGGAAAACAGTGTCTGGTGGCTTCTTCCATGGGTATACATAGTACTGAGAGCCTGCAGTGGGAAGAATCTGCTTCTCCAAGATGCTATCTTAAAGAATCACCTGTCCTGAATTCAGTGACACTGGCTTTATGACTTTCAGAGACTGTTACACTTAACTTTACTTCCATGCATAGGTTGTCATATTCTAGGAATACTAATTGGCTGCCTAAATTTCTTTAGTTTGTAAGAGCTTAAATTATAGAGCTACATAACAACCTTCCTCAAGCCTCTCAAGCTATGTTACTTAATCCCATGATTCATGCTGTACATCAAAAGGAGCACTGGGAAATAGCCTTGGGCAGAGAATTCACACAATTCAGCGTATTTAAGGTACACTTTCTGTATCTAGTTCCTCAGTTGTCAGGAAATTGTCTGTGAAATAATTCTTTGAGTCATACTAGACAGACAGTAGGTGCATTGTGAAGGGCTTAGGCTTCATAAGATGATACCAAACATTTGTGAAGAATCAGCTACTTAGTGAGATTTCAGGAACAGCCTCATacatgattattttattattactcttcattacatatataatatgtgtcCTTACTGTTTTAGCTAGTCTGAAGTTTATCTGTGAAGCAGTTAGTCAACTTCTTAAAGTAAATCTCAGGTGTATGTCTATTGTAAATTAGAGATTTGTAATATCATTCTAGAAGCATGTAAAGAATATTCATACTATACTAATGATATACAGTACTCTGCTCAAGTATTGAACTTGCTCATAAAAAAATCTGGCAGAAGTTTTGTCAAGGTCATTATTCCATACTAAACCTTTCTACAAATTTTAGTTAGATGTAATATAATGTCCTCTAGGTTTTAGGTGCACCTGTATCATTCTTGGTCAGTCTAATTTCATCTAGCTACTTTACATGAAAACATTTGGTAATCTTTCTATACTTTAGCATCTCAAGAAACAACCATAAACTTTAATATACCAAATGCATCCTTCACTTCCCACACTTAATGGACTTTCGAATACCTGTTTCTTATAAGGAATTCATTGATTTTAGAGAATTGCTTTATTCCAAAGATAGTATACTGAGCTGTTAAACTAGAATAGTACTCTaatcatatattcacacagtgtgttcaaacatattaaaatatacacatttacCAAATCTGTAATACGTTTTCTCTGAACTCACGATGTGGAAGCAATCTCTCTCGCCTGTTAGAGGACTGACTACAGGAGTCTCACCTGTCCAATACCTTTTGATAGCAGCTTTCCCACaggatgctgaaaaaaaaatgttatttctgCCCTCCAGAGGGAATACATTAACACATAATGGTACAAGACATTGACTTATTGGGTAGCATTATCACCTAAAGTTTCCCTTCTGCAGCTAATCATAAACATTCCAGAAGCTATGATTCATCTGATTTGTACTGTCTCTCTAGACTAAAGCAATATTAAATGAGTCATCTTGAATTCACTAACAAGACAGGCGTTATGGAACAGAGGTATTTTCATTTGTATTGAAGTtgacagagaagaaaaggaaacatatGAATAGGTAGTGAAGTTGACAATGGCaggaatgaaaaaaagagaaaatattattgGATGAGAGAATTTGGATCACGACTCTGCCTCCACATGCTGCCCTAAATTAGCCTTACAATGTTGAAGGGGCAGGCAAGAAGAGATTAAAGCATCAGTAGTGAACTTGCAAGGTATTTACAAATATCTTCAGAGAGGGAAGTGTTGAATGATGAAACCAGAAGTCTGTTCTGTGGCCTACAGAAGATACCTTTTAAGATCGCTAAATTGTTAACAATTTCTCTGAGGATTAGTATGAATACAGAGCTCTGTATCTCACATTAAGTAAAAAGCCTTTCCATTTGTTTTACAAACCCATGTCACTGAAATCAGATGGTTCCATTTTCAAGGTCTTAGTCTTATAGATAAAACAACTGAAATATTATTCAGAAACTTTAGGTAAAATGAACCAGAACATGGTATAGAAAAAACAAACTACAAGACCAATAGAGTAGGCAAGCTAGAGATATCTCCAGCTACTTGTAGAAAAGAGTAAGTAGAGGAAATGTGTTTTTGAAGTTATAATTCTAGAAAGCAGTCAGATTTAGTGAAGAAATTCTGCAAATAGTCTCGTGGGCAATGGGGTGTGTTTGTAGAGAATGTCTAGAGTGTCAGGGCATGTAGCTTATGGTTTGGGCCATTGTTCAATAGTAGGAACacgaaagagaaagaagaagtgtTTCTGAGTTGGAAGGCATAAAACAGGAAGACTAAGCAGTGAGGGTCTGTAAGCAACTGCAgcagtcagagaagcttctggggCATGTAAGAGCCTCTCATCCAGGAGACAGTCAGTCCTCAGATCTTACTGTTTCACTTACATCATGTTTACTTTCTCCTTCTGGAGTCAGGCTGCTCTGATTAGGATGTGAAACAGGCTTTTCTCCTACTAAGAGGGGTCTTCACACTCACCTGGTTCTGAGAAGCTCTCTGGAGTCCTTGTGAAAAGGTATTATCATCCTAATGATTCGTTTGTAAGGAAATGAATGGTGACTGACCATGATACTTTCAAATCCATGGTATTATGAATTGCTTTTTCACTCCCGCCTCTTGCCATGCATGACTCCTggcttcccccctccccactttccccCTTGCCAGCTTGAAGTATCCTCAAGAATTCA
This genomic interval carries:
- the LOC131908307 gene encoding olfactory receptor 4C16-like, which gives rise to MQLNINVTSFLLLGLTQDPRRKNLVFAIFLFFYIGTLLGNFLIIATIKTSQALGSPMYFFLFYLSLSDTCFSTTVAPRTIVDSLMKEASISFSECIIQVFTFHLFGSLEIFILILMALDRYVAICKPLHYMTIMNRQVCGMLVATVCVGSCVHSSVQIFLALSLPFCGPNEIDHYFCDLQPLLKLACSDTYVINLLLVANSGTLCTVSFLMLMVSYVIILYSLRNHSAEGRKKALFTCVSHIIVVILFFVPCIFIYTRPATTFPMDKMISVFYTICTPFLNPLIYTLRNAEVKNAMRKLWSKKVSGDI